One stretch of Amycolatopsis sp. NBC_00345 DNA includes these proteins:
- a CDS encoding molybdopterin-dependent oxidoreductase, translating into MEHVRLTSPLVRDSGVLRPSTWDEALDRAAAVLRHTLKTGRPSVERLVVQDFLTSSALLADVVLPASMLCQIPERKSEVRRCLLPKRSHEWWRE; encoded by the coding sequence GTGGAGCACGTCCGGCTCACCTCGCCGCTGGTGCGGGACTCGGGCGTGCTGCGGCCGTCCACTTGGGACGAAGCGCTCGACCGCGCCGCCGCGGTGCTGCGGCACACCCTGAAGACCGGCCGGCCGTCCGTGGAACGCCTTGTGGTGCAGGACTTCCTGACCTCGTCGGCGCTGCTGGCCGATGTCGTGCTGCCGGCCTCGATGCTCTGCCAGATCCCTGAACGGAAATCGGAGGTCCGTCGATGCCTGCTGCCGAAGAGGTCGCACGAGTGGTGGCGGGAGTAG
- a CDS encoding 2-dehydropantoate 2-reductase — MRVAVLGAGAIGAYVGAALHRGGADVHLVARGPHLAAMREHGVRVLSPRGDFTAHPHVTNDPAEVGPVDYVFLGLKAHSYPGCGPLLEPLLGPATALVAAQNGIPWWYFHGLAGHPLAGRRVETVDPGGATSAVLAVERAVGCVVYCSTVIEEPGVIRHLEGTRFSLGEPAGGRSGRCLALSEAMVAGGLKAPVEPNLRDDIWVKLMGNVAFNPLSALTRATMAQMCEHDNTRALVATMMTETLAIARAAGADPQVSVAKRIDGAWRVGHHKTSMLQDLEAGKPLEIDAIIGAVVELAALTGVPAPALRHVHAAIGLLNHTATAVPVG; from the coding sequence ATGCGGGTGGCTGTTCTGGGTGCCGGTGCGATCGGCGCGTACGTGGGCGCGGCGCTGCACCGCGGTGGCGCCGACGTCCATCTCGTCGCCAGGGGTCCGCACCTCGCGGCGATGCGCGAGCACGGGGTGCGGGTGCTGAGCCCGCGCGGCGACTTCACCGCGCACCCCCACGTCACGAACGACCCGGCCGAGGTGGGCCCGGTCGACTACGTCTTCCTCGGCCTGAAGGCCCATTCCTACCCGGGCTGCGGGCCGCTGCTGGAGCCGCTGCTCGGTCCGGCGACCGCGCTGGTCGCCGCGCAGAACGGCATCCCGTGGTGGTATTTCCACGGCCTGGCCGGGCATCCGCTCGCGGGGCGCCGCGTGGAGACCGTCGACCCCGGCGGGGCGACCAGCGCGGTGCTCGCGGTGGAGCGCGCCGTCGGCTGTGTCGTCTACTGCTCGACGGTGATCGAGGAGCCGGGCGTGATCCGGCACCTGGAGGGCACCCGGTTCTCCCTCGGCGAGCCGGCCGGCGGCCGGTCCGGCCGCTGCCTCGCGCTGTCGGAGGCGATGGTCGCGGGCGGGCTGAAGGCGCCGGTGGAGCCGAACCTGCGCGACGACATCTGGGTCAAGCTGATGGGCAACGTCGCCTTCAACCCGCTCAGCGCGCTGACCAGGGCGACCATGGCGCAGATGTGCGAGCACGACAACACCCGCGCGCTCGTCGCCACGATGATGACCGAGACGCTCGCGATCGCGCGGGCGGCGGGCGCGGATCCCCAGGTCTCCGTGGCGAAGCGGATCGACGGCGCGTGGCGCGTCGGCCACCACAAGACGTCGATGCTGCAGGACCTGGAGGCGGGCAAGCCGCTGGAGATCGACGCGATCATCGGCGCGGTCGTCGAACTGGCCGCGCTCACCGGCGTGCCCGCGCCGGCGCTGCGCCACGTGCACGCGGCCATCGGGCTGCTGAACCACACGGCCACCGCCGTCCCGGTCGGCTGA
- a CDS encoding acetate--CoA ligase family protein: protein MTTGTDRAAVEKILAEAAAEGRSSLTAPEGRAVCEAYGIATPRERLAATADEAVAQATEIGLPVVLKIVSPDILHKTEAGGVLVGLRTAEDVAEGFATILANVKAYNAKAKILGVQVQQMLTSGQEVIIGSVSDQTFGKVVAFGLGGVLVEVLKDVTFRLAPTSTEEALSMVDGIAAAEILNGVRGAEAVDKGALASIIHRLGRLVTDFPQLAEVDLNPVLATASGATAVDVRILVDPDAAKEPLRFSQEEILASMTRIMKPAAVAVIGASAEAGKIGNSVMKNLVNGGYAGEIYPINPKATEILDRKAYASIADVPGDVDVAVFAIPAKFVPAALEEAGAKGVAGAILIPSGFGETGNIELQDEVVAIARKHGVRVLGPNIYGYYYTPENLSATFCTPYDVKGGVALSSQSGGIGMAILGFSRSAKMGVSAIVGVGNKADIDEDDLLTFFEHDDNTQLIAMHLEDLKDGRSFAETAKRVSLKKPVVVLKAGRTSQGAKAASSHTGALAGDDKVYDDILRQSGVVRAPGLNDMLEYARGIPLLPTPKGENVVIITGAGGSGVLLSDACVDNGLSLMEIPADLDTAFRKFIPPFGAAGNPVDITGGEPPSTYRNTIALGLSDERVHALILGYWHTIVTPPMVFAELVVDVVEEYRRKGIHKPVVASLSGDVEVEEASDHLYANGIVAYPYTTEKPVTVLGAKYRWARSAGRL, encoded by the coding sequence ATGACCACGGGAACCGACCGCGCCGCGGTCGAGAAGATCCTCGCCGAGGCCGCGGCCGAGGGACGCAGCTCGCTGACCGCGCCGGAGGGCCGGGCGGTCTGCGAGGCCTACGGAATCGCCACCCCGCGGGAACGGCTCGCCGCCACGGCGGACGAGGCGGTGGCCCAGGCCACGGAGATCGGCCTGCCGGTGGTGCTGAAGATCGTGTCGCCGGACATCCTGCACAAGACCGAGGCCGGCGGCGTGCTCGTCGGCCTCCGCACGGCCGAGGACGTGGCCGAGGGCTTCGCCACCATTCTCGCGAATGTCAAGGCGTACAACGCGAAGGCGAAGATCCTCGGTGTCCAGGTACAGCAGATGCTGACCTCCGGGCAGGAGGTGATCATCGGCTCGGTCAGCGACCAGACCTTCGGCAAGGTCGTCGCGTTCGGCCTCGGCGGCGTGCTCGTGGAGGTGCTCAAGGACGTCACCTTCCGGCTGGCCCCGACCAGCACCGAAGAGGCACTGTCCATGGTGGACGGGATCGCGGCGGCGGAGATCCTCAACGGCGTCCGCGGCGCCGAGGCGGTGGACAAGGGCGCGCTCGCGTCGATCATCCACCGGCTCGGCCGCCTGGTCACCGACTTCCCCCAGCTGGCCGAGGTCGACCTCAACCCGGTGCTGGCCACGGCATCCGGCGCGACCGCGGTCGACGTCCGGATCCTGGTCGACCCGGACGCGGCGAAGGAGCCGCTGCGGTTCAGCCAGGAGGAGATCCTGGCGTCGATGACCCGGATCATGAAGCCGGCCGCCGTCGCGGTGATCGGCGCGTCCGCCGAGGCGGGCAAGATCGGCAACTCGGTGATGAAGAACCTGGTCAACGGTGGCTACGCGGGCGAGATCTACCCGATCAACCCCAAGGCCACGGAGATCTTGGACCGCAAGGCCTACGCCAGCATCGCCGACGTGCCCGGCGACGTGGACGTGGCGGTGTTCGCCATCCCGGCGAAGTTCGTGCCCGCCGCGCTCGAGGAAGCGGGCGCGAAGGGCGTCGCCGGGGCGATCCTGATCCCGTCCGGCTTCGGCGAGACCGGGAACATCGAGCTGCAGGACGAGGTCGTGGCGATCGCGCGCAAGCACGGCGTGCGTGTCCTCGGGCCGAACATCTACGGCTACTACTACACGCCGGAGAACCTGTCGGCGACCTTCTGCACGCCCTACGACGTCAAGGGCGGCGTCGCGCTCTCCTCGCAGAGCGGCGGCATCGGCATGGCGATCCTGGGCTTCAGCCGGTCGGCGAAGATGGGCGTGTCCGCGATCGTCGGCGTGGGCAACAAGGCGGACATCGACGAGGACGACCTGCTCACCTTCTTCGAGCACGACGACAACACCCAGCTGATCGCCATGCACCTGGAGGACCTGAAGGACGGCCGCTCGTTCGCGGAGACGGCCAAGCGGGTCTCGCTGAAGAAGCCGGTGGTGGTGCTCAAGGCCGGCCGTACGTCGCAGGGCGCGAAGGCGGCCAGCTCGCACACCGGCGCGCTGGCCGGCGACGACAAGGTCTACGACGACATCCTGCGCCAGAGCGGCGTGGTCCGGGCGCCCGGGCTGAACGACATGCTGGAGTACGCCCGCGGCATCCCGCTGCTGCCCACGCCGAAGGGCGAGAACGTCGTCATCATCACCGGTGCCGGCGGTTCGGGCGTGCTGCTGTCGGACGCCTGTGTGGACAACGGGCTGTCGCTGATGGAGATCCCCGCCGACCTCGACACGGCGTTCCGGAAGTTCATCCCGCCGTTCGGCGCGGCCGGCAACCCGGTGGACATCACCGGGGGCGAGCCGCCGTCGACCTACCGGAACACCATCGCGCTCGGGCTCTCCGACGAGCGCGTGCACGCCCTGATCCTCGGCTACTGGCACACCATCGTCACGCCGCCGATGGTGTTCGCCGAGCTGGTGGTCGACGTCGTCGAGGAGTACCGCCGCAAGGGCATCCACAAGCCCGTGGTCGCTTCGCTGTCCGGCGACGTCGAGGTCGAGGAGGCCAGCGACCACCTGTATGCGAACGGGATCGTCGCCTACCCGTACACGACCGAGAAGCCGGTGACGGTGCTCGGCGCCAAGTACCGCTGGGCGAGGTCCGCGGGACGACTCTGA
- a CDS encoding acyl-CoA dehydrogenase family protein, whose translation MPAAEEVARVVAGVVAPAAAGGDRLARFPRAAVDALGRKGVLGMTASRRLGGGGRGLAEAARVVEQVARVCGGTATVLRAHFAAVAVLEAHGDAAVRAEVAAGRHLSTLALFDAGPGRRLLAPEGPSHRHGGVVDLHGRKAWVVAAGEADSYVWAGRPAAGRGAATLWFVPGHAPGLLVPDHDGGIGLRASAATTVLADPVQVPETTILGADGGGADVVLDLALPWFLGLGAAVVLGLVEGAIAETAAQLAAGRCGSGDPRTDLARMRLRADALRVLQDDAFATCSWDPAHALPKLFHLCLAAAEAVTAVTEQAMKLCESAAFSGDGGIERRFRDARASCALEPTVDTVVGLAARMNADFAAPARIGELDPAR comes from the coding sequence ATGCCTGCTGCCGAAGAGGTCGCACGAGTGGTGGCGGGAGTAGTCGCCCCGGCCGCGGCCGGCGGTGACCGGCTGGCGCGGTTCCCCCGTGCGGCCGTCGATGCCTTGGGACGCAAGGGAGTTCTGGGCATGACGGCGTCGCGGCGACTGGGCGGCGGCGGGCGCGGGCTGGCCGAAGCGGCCCGGGTGGTGGAGCAGGTCGCGCGCGTCTGCGGCGGCACGGCCACCGTGCTGCGCGCGCACTTCGCCGCTGTCGCGGTGCTGGAGGCGCACGGTGACGCGGCGGTCCGCGCGGAGGTCGCCGCCGGTCGGCACCTGAGCACGCTGGCGCTGTTCGACGCCGGTCCCGGCCGTCGGCTGCTCGCGCCCGAGGGCCCGTCGCACCGCCACGGCGGGGTGGTCGACCTGCACGGGCGCAAGGCATGGGTGGTCGCCGCGGGGGAGGCGGACAGCTACGTGTGGGCCGGCCGACCGGCGGCCGGGCGTGGTGCCGCGACGCTCTGGTTCGTGCCCGGCCACGCGCCGGGACTGCTGGTGCCCGACCACGACGGCGGCATCGGGCTGCGCGCGAGTGCGGCGACCACCGTGCTGGCCGATCCCGTGCAGGTGCCCGAGACCACCATCCTCGGCGCGGACGGCGGGGGCGCCGACGTGGTGCTCGACCTGGCGCTGCCGTGGTTCCTCGGGCTCGGCGCGGCGGTCGTGCTCGGCCTCGTGGAGGGCGCGATCGCGGAGACCGCGGCGCAGCTCGCAGCGGGCCGGTGCGGCTCCGGCGACCCCCGCACGGACCTGGCCCGGATGCGGCTGCGCGCCGACGCCTTGCGTGTGCTGCAGGACGACGCGTTCGCCACCTGCAGCTGGGACCCCGCGCACGCGTTGCCGAAGCTGTTCCACCTGTGCCTCGCCGCCGCCGAAGCCGTGACCGCGGTGACCGAGCAGGCGATGAAGCTCTGCGAGAGCGCGGCGTTCAGCGGTGACGGCGGCATCGAGCGCCGCTTCCGCGACGCGCGGGCGAGCTGCGCGCTGGAGCCGACCGTGGACACCGTCGTTGGCCTCGCGGCGCGCATGAACGCGGACTTCGCCGCCCCGGCGCGGATCGGCGAACTCGACCCGGCCCGTTGA
- a CDS encoding 2-hydroxy-3-oxopropionate reductase, with product MGKLGFIGLGVMGTPMAAHLAAAGHEVSGFDLNADARAKLEAAGGRAAADVADAVAGAEVVITMLPDHPQVEQVVLAPGGVLDAVAPGTLLADMSTIRPETSIAVAEAGAAKGIRVLDAPVSGGQAGAEQAALSIMVGGEAADFAVARPLFEVLGKTIVHVGPHGAGQVVKAANQLVVGGIYGLVAEAIVLLEASGVDAGTGLDVLAGGLAGSRILELKRKSMVAREFKPGFRIDLHHKDMGIALAAARQAGVALPLTGLVAQLVAAGRSMGFGSLDHSALLKVVEELSGRSSQEV from the coding sequence ATGGGCAAGCTGGGATTCATCGGCCTGGGCGTGATGGGCACGCCGATGGCCGCGCACCTGGCCGCCGCCGGGCACGAGGTGAGCGGCTTCGACCTCAACGCCGACGCGCGCGCCAAGCTGGAAGCCGCGGGCGGCCGCGCCGCCGCCGACGTGGCGGACGCGGTGGCCGGGGCCGAAGTGGTGATCACCATGCTGCCGGACCACCCGCAGGTCGAGCAGGTCGTGCTCGCGCCGGGCGGGGTCCTGGACGCGGTCGCGCCGGGCACGCTGCTGGCCGACATGAGCACCATCCGCCCGGAGACGTCGATCGCGGTTGCCGAAGCCGGTGCGGCGAAAGGGATCCGGGTGCTGGACGCGCCCGTGTCCGGCGGGCAGGCTGGGGCCGAGCAGGCCGCGCTGTCCATCATGGTCGGCGGTGAGGCGGCCGACTTCGCCGTCGCCCGGCCGTTGTTCGAGGTGCTCGGCAAGACGATCGTGCACGTCGGCCCGCACGGCGCGGGCCAGGTGGTGAAGGCGGCCAACCAGCTCGTCGTCGGCGGCATCTACGGATTGGTGGCCGAGGCGATCGTGCTGCTGGAGGCGTCCGGGGTGGACGCGGGCACCGGGCTCGACGTGCTCGCGGGCGGGCTGGCCGGCAGCCGGATCCTGGAGCTGAAGCGGAAGTCGATGGTCGCGCGCGAGTTCAAGCCCGGCTTCCGGATCGACCTGCACCACAAGGACATGGGCATCGCGCTCGCCGCCGCGCGGCAGGCCGGCGTCGCGCTGCCGCTCACCGGGCTGGTCGCCCAGCTCGTCGCCGCCGGGCGGTCCATGGGCTTCGGCTCGCTGGACCACTCGGCGCTGCTGAAGGTCGTCGAAGAGCTGTCCGGCCGCTCGTCACAGGAGGTTTGA
- a CDS encoding OFA family MFS transporter, whose translation MTAAQPTYQEIIDDNGRVYRIGESPRDILGRSRSFMVWLPWIAMMAVSVFEYGWGAVEGTLEDKYGWSLSDAFWLASIWAVFQAGVAFPAGRLREKNIVSAKTAMLAGAVLSGIGYFTIAHSGNLTIAFIGYSVFGGTGAGLVYATCINMVGKWYPEKRGARTGFVNGGFAYGAVPFIYLFSAFLGHENVTITLDAIGLYMLLVVGICGFLFKDPPKNWWPAEVDPIAWIKGKAVGNAKGLAKNPPAVKQFTPMEAIRTGMLPLMWVCLIVIGGVSLFGINFQVDFAKESNFGAFVAASSAGILAVVNGVGRGLVGWASDRIGRKATLFWVLVVAAVAQFGVMWSGNAHSLFWFMVFAVLTGFGSGAFYPLFAALVPDYFGENHNATNYGLVYSAKLIGGVGGGGLAAGVITAWGYTGAYILAGCIALLSAFLTLFLKQPGRRSGPGTTERVTSPDVAARATPATGSAGS comes from the coding sequence ATGACCGCAGCCCAACCGACTTACCAGGAGATCATCGACGACAACGGCCGGGTCTACCGGATCGGCGAGAGTCCCCGCGACATCCTGGGGCGCTCACGCAGTTTCATGGTCTGGTTGCCCTGGATCGCCATGATGGCGGTCAGCGTGTTCGAGTACGGCTGGGGAGCCGTCGAGGGAACACTCGAGGATAAATACGGCTGGTCCCTTTCGGACGCGTTCTGGCTGGCCAGCATCTGGGCCGTCTTCCAGGCGGGGGTCGCGTTCCCCGCCGGGCGGCTGCGCGAAAAGAACATCGTCTCGGCCAAGACCGCCATGCTCGCCGGCGCGGTCCTGAGCGGGATCGGCTACTTCACCATCGCGCACAGCGGAAACCTGACCATCGCGTTCATCGGGTACTCCGTGTTCGGCGGGACCGGCGCCGGACTGGTCTACGCGACCTGCATCAACATGGTCGGCAAGTGGTACCCGGAGAAGCGCGGTGCCCGCACCGGTTTCGTGAACGGCGGTTTCGCATACGGAGCGGTGCCGTTCATCTACCTGTTCAGCGCGTTCCTCGGCCACGAGAACGTGACGATCACGCTGGACGCGATCGGGCTGTACATGCTGCTCGTGGTCGGGATCTGCGGGTTCCTGTTCAAGGACCCGCCGAAGAACTGGTGGCCCGCCGAGGTCGACCCGATCGCGTGGATCAAGGGCAAGGCCGTCGGCAACGCGAAGGGCCTGGCGAAGAACCCGCCGGCGGTCAAGCAGTTCACGCCGATGGAGGCGATCAGGACCGGCATGCTCCCGCTGATGTGGGTGTGCCTGATCGTGATCGGCGGCGTTTCGCTGTTCGGCATCAACTTCCAGGTGGACTTCGCCAAGGAGAGCAACTTCGGCGCGTTCGTGGCCGCTTCGTCGGCGGGCATCCTGGCGGTGGTGAACGGCGTGGGGCGCGGCCTGGTCGGCTGGGCCTCGGACCGGATCGGCCGCAAGGCCACCCTGTTCTGGGTGCTGGTGGTCGCGGCCGTGGCGCAGTTCGGCGTGATGTGGTCGGGCAACGCGCACAGCCTGTTCTGGTTCATGGTGTTCGCGGTGCTGACCGGCTTCGGCAGCGGCGCGTTCTACCCGCTGTTCGCCGCGCTCGTGCCGGACTACTTCGGCGAGAACCACAACGCGACGAACTACGGCCTCGTCTACAGTGCCAAGCTGATCGGCGGGGTCGGCGGCGGTGGCCTGGCCGCGGGCGTGATCACCGCCTGGGGCTACACCGGCGCGTACATCCTCGCGGGCTGCATCGCGCTGCTGTCCGCGTTCCTGACCCTGTTCCTGAAGCAGCCCGGCCGCCGTTCCGGCCCGGGCACGACGGAGCGGGTCACCTCGCCGGACGTGGCCGCCCGCGCCACGCCGGCCACCGGGAGCGCCGGCAGCTGA
- the frc gene encoding formyl-CoA transferase produces MGKALEGVRVLDMTHVQSGPSSTQILAWLGADVIKLETPGRGDITRGQLRDLPGVDSLYFTMLNANKRSITLNMKSEEGKKVFTELVSSVDVLVENFGPGVVDRFGFPWEKLHAINEKLVYASIKGFGPGRYADFKAYEVIAQAMGGSMSTTGFEEGPPTATGAQIGDSGTGIHLVAAILAALYQRTNTGRGQRVQVAMQDAVLNLCRVKLRDQQRLAHGPLGEYPNEVFTDEVPRSGNASGGGQPGWAVRCAPGGPNDYIYVIIQPVGWAPITELIGQPELAVDPEWATPEARLSKLDKVFALVEQWTEQHTKWEVMERLNAHNIPCGPILSTRELIEDETLAELGTVVEVQHPERGAFKTVGCPLKLSDSPVEIERSPLLGEHNNEVLGELGYGPQDLDRLRTAGVI; encoded by the coding sequence ATGGGAAAGGCACTTGAGGGCGTTCGCGTCCTCGACATGACCCACGTCCAGTCAGGACCGTCGTCGACCCAGATCCTCGCGTGGCTCGGCGCGGACGTCATCAAGCTCGAGACCCCGGGCCGCGGCGACATCACCCGCGGGCAGCTGCGTGACCTGCCCGGCGTGGACAGCCTGTACTTCACCATGCTGAACGCCAACAAGCGCAGCATCACGCTGAACATGAAGAGCGAAGAGGGCAAGAAGGTCTTCACCGAGCTGGTGTCCTCTGTGGACGTACTGGTGGAGAACTTCGGCCCCGGCGTCGTCGACCGGTTCGGCTTCCCGTGGGAGAAGCTGCACGCCATCAACGAAAAGCTGGTCTACGCCTCGATCAAGGGCTTCGGCCCCGGCCGGTACGCCGACTTCAAGGCGTACGAGGTGATCGCGCAGGCCATGGGCGGGTCGATGAGCACCACCGGTTTCGAGGAGGGCCCGCCGACGGCGACCGGCGCGCAGATCGGCGACTCGGGCACCGGCATCCACCTGGTGGCGGCGATCCTGGCCGCGCTGTACCAGCGTACGAACACCGGCCGTGGGCAACGGGTTCAGGTCGCCATGCAGGACGCCGTGCTGAACCTGTGCCGGGTGAAGCTGCGCGACCAGCAGCGCCTGGCGCACGGCCCGCTGGGGGAGTACCCGAACGAGGTGTTCACCGACGAGGTGCCGCGCTCGGGCAACGCCTCCGGCGGCGGCCAGCCGGGCTGGGCGGTGCGCTGCGCGCCCGGCGGCCCGAACGACTACATCTACGTGATCATCCAGCCGGTCGGCTGGGCGCCGATCACGGAGCTGATCGGGCAGCCCGAGCTCGCCGTGGACCCGGAGTGGGCCACCCCCGAGGCCCGGCTGTCCAAACTGGACAAGGTGTTCGCGCTGGTCGAGCAATGGACGGAACAACACACGAAATGGGAGGTGATGGAGCGGCTCAACGCGCACAACATCCCGTGCGGCCCCATCCTCTCCACCCGCGAGCTGATCGAGGACGAGACGCTGGCCGAGCTGGGCACCGTGGTCGAGGTGCAGCACCCCGAGCGCGGCGCGTTCAAGACCGTCGGCTGCCCGCTGAAGCTGTCCGACTCGCCGGTGGAGATCGAACGCTCGCCCTTGCTGGGCGAGCACAACAACGAGGTGCTCGGCGAGCTGGGCTACGGACCGCAGGACCTCGACCGGCTCCGCACCGCAGGCGTGATCTGA
- a CDS encoding hydroxypyruvate isomerase family protein encodes MTGPDGGRHSLPYTANLSILFTELPLLERAQAARAAGFTAVEFWWPFDVADPRPVEVEKFVRSIEQAGVRLTGLNFFAGDMAAGERGLVSWVGREAEFAVSLTIAIGIAERLGCRSFNALYGNRIEGVEPSEQDELALVQLGTAAGAAAGIGAQLVLEPLSGMPSHPLKTAADAVAVLDKLGLENVRLLVDLYHLAVNGDDLDAVIAEHTPRTGHVQIADAPGRHQPGTGELDLEGYLEKLQAAGYDGHVGIEYKPDGPTAESLAWLPLERRGN; translated from the coding sequence ATGACTGGTCCTGACGGCGGGCGGCATTCGCTGCCCTACACCGCCAACCTGTCGATCCTGTTCACCGAGCTCCCGCTGCTCGAGCGCGCGCAGGCCGCTCGGGCAGCGGGCTTCACCGCCGTGGAGTTCTGGTGGCCGTTCGACGTCGCCGACCCGCGGCCGGTGGAGGTGGAGAAGTTCGTCCGCTCGATCGAACAGGCCGGCGTCCGGCTGACCGGGCTGAACTTCTTCGCCGGTGACATGGCCGCCGGCGAGCGCGGGCTGGTGTCGTGGGTGGGGCGCGAGGCGGAGTTCGCGGTGAGCCTGACCATCGCGATTGGCATCGCCGAGCGGCTGGGCTGCCGCAGCTTCAACGCGCTGTACGGCAACCGGATCGAAGGCGTGGAACCGTCCGAACAGGACGAACTGGCGCTGGTCCAGCTGGGCACCGCCGCCGGGGCCGCGGCCGGGATCGGCGCGCAGCTGGTGCTGGAGCCGCTGTCCGGGATGCCGAGCCACCCGCTGAAGACGGCCGCGGACGCCGTCGCGGTGCTGGACAAGCTGGGGCTGGAGAACGTCCGGCTGCTCGTGGACCTCTACCACCTGGCGGTCAACGGCGACGACCTCGACGCCGTGATCGCCGAGCACACCCCGCGCACCGGGCACGTGCAGATCGCGGACGCGCCGGGCCGGCACCAGCCGGGCACGGGGGAGCTGGACCTCGAGGGCTACCTGGAAAAGCTGCAGGCGGCGGGTTACGACGGGCACGTGGGGATCGAGTACAAACCGGACGGCCCCACCGCCGAGTCGCTGGCCTGGCTGCCGCTTGAGCGAAGGGGAAACTGA
- a CDS encoding GntR family transcriptional regulator: MSQTVSPLPERGPTGRRTAKGSLSGNSPKRVERPAPLRQVVYDALAELIINRTLEPGQHLVEADLAEYLGVSRQPVREALQRLQTEGWVDLRPAQGAFVHMPTDEEADQLLGVRAVLETHSARLAAAGATEEHVARLWELQNAGVEALAADDAEGLVTANADLHSYVTELTGNAVLAELIALVDRRVRWYYTPIARPRGHDAWHEHAELIEAIAAKDTGKAEKIMAQHTERTRQAFHERP; this comes from the coding sequence GTGTCCCAGACCGTCTCCCCTTTGCCCGAGCGCGGGCCCACCGGTCGGCGCACGGCGAAGGGGTCGCTCTCCGGCAACTCCCCCAAGCGCGTGGAGCGGCCCGCGCCGCTGCGCCAGGTGGTGTACGACGCGCTGGCCGAGCTGATCATCAACCGCACGCTGGAACCCGGCCAGCACCTCGTGGAGGCCGACCTCGCCGAGTACCTCGGGGTCAGCCGGCAGCCCGTTCGCGAGGCGCTGCAACGACTTCAGACCGAGGGCTGGGTCGACCTGCGGCCCGCGCAGGGCGCCTTCGTGCACATGCCCACCGACGAGGAGGCCGACCAGCTGCTCGGCGTCCGCGCCGTGCTGGAGACCCACTCCGCCCGGCTCGCCGCCGCCGGCGCCACCGAGGAGCACGTGGCGCGGCTGTGGGAGCTGCAGAACGCCGGGGTGGAAGCACTCGCCGCGGACGACGCCGAAGGGCTCGTCACGGCGAACGCCGACCTGCACTCCTACGTCACCGAGCTGACCGGCAACGCGGTGCTCGCCGAGCTGATCGCGCTCGTCGACCGCCGGGTCCGCTGGTACTACACGCCCATCGCCCGGCCGCGGGGCCACGACGCCTGGCACGAGCACGCCGAGCTAATCGAGGCGATCGCCGCGAAGGACACCGGGAAAGCGGAGAAGATCATGGCCCAGCACACGGAACGCACCCGGCAGGCGTTCCACGAGCGGCCCTAG